From the genome of Nicotiana tabacum cultivar K326 chromosome 2, ASM71507v2, whole genome shotgun sequence:
ggattaaaatgtgaattagagttttaaaactcaactgagttgactttggtcaatattttgagcaaacagactcggatcagtattttgacagttctgttaggtccgtatcgtgatttgggacttggttgtatacccggaatcaaatttcaaggtccctagcccgagatatggaattttgatgagaaattaaaagtttaagttcaaatagtgattggatgtcgaattatgtgcaaacgacccaggaatagaattttgatgattccaacatctccgtatggtgattttggacttagaagcgtgttcggaattttatttgaaagtccatagtgaaattaggcttgaaatggctaaaataggaatttaaagtttggaagtttgaccggggagttgactttttgataccgggatCGGAATCAATTTCTAaaattttttatagctccgttatgtcatttatgacttgcgtacaaaagttgaggtcaatcggacttgatttgataggttccggtgttgtttgtaaaaattgaaagtttcaaagttcattaggcttgaatctatgtgtgattcgtatttttagtgttgttggatgtgatttgaagactcgactaagtctgtatgatattttaggacttgttagtatatttggttgaggtcccgaggggctcgggcgtatAAAAAGGGGATTGTAATTTGTATATAATAGGAAGAAGTTTGATGGTTATGGAGAAGACAATTGGGTTTCTCTTTTGTAATTTGGTGAAGTCGTTTTTTGCAATTTTGTTTTAGCTTGtctcttttgaattttttttttttgaattcaccAGCTCTTTGGACTTTTGACCGAATTGTTCTGTTTGTGTAATTGAAAAAAACTTATTTGACTGAAATAGTTTTATATTTTACATTGCTTTGGTCTgaagatatattttttattactGTAAATGAGATTTCTAAAATCAAAAATCACTTGAAATACTTGACATAGGTTTGGAATGCGACTAGTGGGATTTTTATTTCACTGACTAGCTATTATAATTAGTTTTTGGCTTCAACTTGCATAATAAATTTGTGGGCTAGAAATTGTCAAATGTTTTAGCCGAGCGGCTAAAAGTGAAATTGCCTCTTTATTTTTTTCACGTAAGAGatctaaaaaaattattttttaaaatttaaaattataaaggGGCATGATGTACAAATAACACACTAACAACTTCATGCCCCTtcacaattttaaaattaataaaaatgacATTTTTAGATCTCTTACGTGTAAAAGACATGTTTCCTACGAATAAAAGTAAATCtctcatatttaaaaaaaaatagatcacaaaactaaaaataaatttgtaaaaagtcacaaaattaatTGACCCATTTGTAACTTTATTTGTcgaacaaaaatatataatattctACTATCGTATAAGTGAGAGTTAGCAGGCTCCTCTCCGTCAACATGCCTACTTGCTACCGAGGGTATTCTTGGAAATACAGTATTTATGTGCTTAAAGGTGTTGTACATGATAGTTTCACGTGAGAATTATTGTCTTCTTGGACAAAAAACTTGGATAACTTTTCCTGAACATGTAGGCCCCACTTCATTGCCATGCCTCCGTTTGCTGCATCTTGAAACTTCCGTTTTGTGGCCACGTAGGCCCTACATATTTTCAGTTGCTCTCCATTTATTTTATTGgattgatcgagatttgctattgatccgctgtccggagactcaagataGATCTGTCGATGTTCacaagtccccgtctatcttttatgtcctactgttttctttcattcagacaactgtatttctttcagactattacttgtagtaaattctagaatgctcgtgaattgtgactccagatccgggtggtagtaattaatacagttttataatattccgtacgtattatatttcatcttagttaattattatcatttattgaatgaaaataaggaattggtttaacgattttctaacgttggcttgcctagcaagtgaaatgttaggcgccatcacagttccgtcggtgggaaattttgggtcatgacattaattgtgcctttttattttttgatgtTACTCCTATATACGGTACGCGTAATATTTTGTATCTCCATTAGTAGACTTGTCATAGTAAAATATgctttgtcttctttttcttcttgccAGCGACGTCTTACGTGGCTTTGaagtattttccttcttttccttatttgtgcTTCATTATTTCCATGCATATatgatatgaaattaatattaataataaagaaactatTTCTCCAATGAATTGCTTGCTTGTGAAGCTCTAAATGAAAATATCGTTATATTGTGCTTCAAATTCTATCTATGTTGGTATATTAGTGATTAGTTAGAAATTACtcctaatttaattaattaaataaagaagatGCCACTACTGATGGTTAAAGTAACTAAGACACAGTATAATATGTCCTTCTGTCCCATTTTGTGATAATGGTGTTTGACTGTGTAcaaattttaaggaaaaaaacttttaaaatttgtagTCTAAAATATACTATAGGTATTTATGTGCCTATAAAATCATTGCTTTGTAAATTGTCTCATACATCATCTTCATGATATTTAGCTCAAATACAAACAATATTGATTATAAATATGCAACTTGCATCAAATAGGCAGCAAAATCTTAACATAGAGAGACCTGATCTATGGTACTTCCCAGTAACGGGAGCTAAAGCCTCCATATggagttttaaaaagaaaaagatttttttatagAATTTGTAGTCTAAATTATACcacaaatattcgtgtgctataaaaAATGCCATTATTTTGGAcaaactgaaaagaaaaaaaacgtaTGCCACATAAAATGAGACATGAAATATTAATTGTAATAGTTGATTTCCTATTCTACTTCATAAAGTTTACGGTACTTTTCTAATCATTATCTAACTATAGCTTAAGTATAGTTATCTTctgttttttaaagtattttcagAAATTACCCTTAGCAGGGGTGGACATATTACGGGTACAAGTTTCATTGAAACCTATAACTTTCTATATATTATATAGAATATATGTAAAAAACTgttaaaatctcaaaaaatatTAGATCTGAACCTATAATTTTAACAACACAATGCATTCaatattgaaaattttaaaagttgaatacgttaaatttaaattctgaatctacTTATCAAACTACAAAAGAGCTTTTAACTCCACGTGGTACAACACTTTTGGCACGGGCTTCACGATAAATTTTCTATACTCTTTTATATGCTCAATTTGGAAACATTTAATTTTCTAATCCAGTACAAATAATAATATCTCAATTATATGATTATTTTCATAAGAgaacaattaaaaataatataaaagatCTATAAACAGAATATAGGAAATATTTGTAGAACCATTTTTTTCTATTCAAACGTAGGTTAATAGAGGAGATAATTTCCTCCTCAATATACATACACATATGACACAACTAAACAAGTAATCCATAATTAAGACGCTACTATATTCACAATAAGATGATCTCAAATTATgcattattttctctttttaatttccCCTTCCTTACATTTAACTTATGGGAAAATTTTTGTTACCCGCCGTTTATCCTAAATGGAAGGTGGATAGGCTCTTATGCTTTGGAATATTCAGATAAAGTTACCTGCTACGTGGCATAGCCAAGGCCTCTGGacaataattttctttttcttttatatttataCATGAAGATATTACCAATTCATTCTGGTCAGTTCATCTCTTTCCCTATAATTTCTGCTGCAATTAAACcaccaaaaagaaacaaaagatgcaGGGCGTTATGAATTTCTTCACGAGGCTATCTTTCTTTCTCATCCTTGTTTCTAAATTAAGCAATGGGCATTGGACAAACAATTTGAAATTGGATTTCTATCCTCCAACCTGTAACCGAATTGAGTGCCCAAATTATGACTTGATTCAATCTGGTAAAGACTATGAAATTCGTCGTTACAATTCATCCATGTGGATGTCTACTGCACCCATTGATGATATTAATCTTTATTCCGCCACCAGAACTGGTTTCCTCAGGTATCTatggttttttttcttctttttggtcaTGAATTCCTTTCGGTTGTGTTGCATATTTGGATACGTTAGCTACTGTGCAATACCAATTAAAGCATGTCTGTTTTCTGTCCAAGATTCCTTAAGAAAACAACTAAGGGTTACTTACATTTCAATCAATTGAAATTAATCGActattaaaagaagaagaagaaaaaaaaaagatagttaTCTGTAAACGATTTGACTTATATATGCTGATAATGTAAAGTATTCAATTCAACTTTTTCAAGCACGTAACCTGCGTGGTTTTTCAAGATAGTAATCTCACTTTTTATGGATGAATACTAATCTCACTTTTTATGGATATGATTATTGAAAGCGTAAAAGTTCTTTTGCACTGTTAGTCAGTAGAATATTTTCGGGTGAGCTTGGTTTTTATACTCAAAATGTTAGTGTATCTATTCGCGAAAACATAAAAGGGGTCGTTGTGAACTTTGCCTTGGCAGGCTATTCGATTACATTCAAGGGAAGAACAGTTACCaggagaaaatagagatgacAGCTCCAGTTATCACTCAAGTAAAACCAAGTGATGGACCATTTTGTGCATCTTCATTTGTTGTGAGCTTCTATGTACCAAAGAAGAACCAACCAAATCCTCCTCCAGCTAAAGGCCTTCACGTCCAAAAATGGAGCAATACTTATGTGGCCGTCAGGCAATTCGGCGGATTTGTAGCTGATGTTGATGTTGCAAAAGAAGCTGCTGCTTTGAGTGCTAGTATTGCTGACACTAAATGGGCAGCTGCTGTTGAAAAAAGCCATGCTGCAGATAACACTACGATGTATACAGTGGCGGGATACAACTCTCCATTTGAGTTCAAGGACAGAGTTAATGAGATTTGGTTTACATTTGATTTGGACAAAGCATCTGCCATTTGAGAGGCTCTTATTCTGGACTCTTTAACATTTCAGGAGACATGAAACTATCTTATTTTCTTGGGTTTGTATTATTAAACAGCAGTTTTGTATGACCACAACGCTACATTATATATAGCAAATAAGATAGGTTGTATAATACAATCTGATTCTGAGGATTTAGTGGTTAAGATACCTCTTTCAAGACCTTTCAAAATAATCCGATATATATGGAAAAGGGCTAGACCATATTGAGTTTATTGTATGTACGCAGTTTTACCTTCCATTTCAACTTGATCCCGTAACCTCCAGGTCACATATCAACTACTCTTAGCATTGCGCGAAGATTCCACTTCATTACAAAGAACAAAAGAACTTGTTATTCTTTTTGGTTTAGGGGAGGAGGAGGCTGCAACTATGGAGATTATTTAACGCACAAGTGTGTTAAAAACTTGGATACAGCAAGCATATTTACAACTAAGAACTAAGAGCAATGACTACTTGTTTTCTTGAACTGACAAACGATTGATGTGCTCCATTCAATAAAATATTGATTGGCAAAATAGAAGCACAACTTGTACCTAGCTAATTCGACATATAATGACTTGGAATTCCAAGAAATTAAACATTAGATGGAAAGTAAGTTTGATGAGGTCCAAATCTAGGCTCACTACCATATTTTACATTTACACCAGTACTACTATCACTATGAAAACCTTCAGAAGGAGGAACAAAGACCTGTCTTGGAACTCTAGCACCGTGCACTCGATCAAGGCGTCCGGCAGCCACACTTGAATCCAAAACAGAACCCTTCCTTTCTGAAAAGAATCTTGTATGTGGTTTACTACTCGAAAACATACTACACGCGACAGTTCTGTTAGAGGAACGGTCTGATGCGCATAAGCTGTTGATGATTGAAGAGAATGGATCAGTAGCGCTTGCATCCGCATAATCAACAGTGCTAAAAGAGTCTCTGGTACTCTCAGTTGTAAATGACGCTTCATCTGAGCTTGTAAAGAGGGACCAGTCACTTGATGTAGCATCTGAAAATTCTGCGGTCATTGACTCCGTGTAAGTTCCCACAACCGGCGGTCTATTTCTATTGGCATTCCTGACAATTCCACCGGAGGTGCAATCAATGATGTTGCCGTTCAGTTCCGGTCTGTGATTCGTATAAGGATCCACACCAACAAAATGATGCTCTGCTTTTATCTGCTCTGGCCTAGAAGTCTTTGTTGATTTTGGTGGGCAGTGCTTTAAAATCCCAGGAGCTTGTCTTCGGCTAATCCTTCTAGCTGGCCGTGGATATGATCTACAAAATTTTATACTATCTCAATAAAGGGATCTTTACATCAGAAAGATTGTGAGGTAGCTTAAATAATAGATAATGACAACAAAAGCCAGCATGCAACAACAAATATGTATTGGCCAAATTGATCTCCAGCGTTTAATTCCTACGGTGCCTTAGGTAACATCAAAGCTCTGCAGTGCTTTACCTCTTATAGAATAAGATATATGCTCCCTCCGACATCACCTGGCTCATGGATACAGGCTGGACCTGGCGTCAGGATATGCATCTTGTGAGAAGTATGACAAGATACTAAAGCAAAGACATGTAACAAGCACAAAAAGTCATGAAATCCACCATTCATGCAGCTACCTACTAGCATTGTCACGAAAGATGCATAATTTCTCAAAAAGACATTAGCAAGCATAAATGAATCTTAACATTCATCATTACTAGCATGGTTTCCCAAAGTGCACAGTCAATCACCAAATTGCTGTATATACACTAAAATTCAACTTATCCATTATGGCAGGTGAAGCAAAGTGTCAAGAAACTAGAAAGGCAACTGCCTTATCGTGCATTACAAACAGGTCGACCAGAAGACCGAATAATCTGATATCATGGATGTCCTCATCACAACACAGGTTATTCAAGAATAAACAAGCAGACATCTACTATTCCTCAAAAAACACTTAAATGCCTCTTGCTCCAATACCTTTTGATAAGTAAAAACGATTTTTGATCAGATATGTCTGAAAATAGCGGTGCCTCTTGCTTTAATACCTATATTTCTCATGGCATGGCCAGCCAAGAAACATATAACTAACCGTTGGAAATTCAATTATCGTTAACCACTGGGTCTGaatggcatgatccatatgaagGAAAAAGAAACACTTCCAAGGAGAGAAAAGAATATCATCAATCACATCCTGATTCTAATTAATGTGGACGCATACAAGTTTCTCAGATATTTATTCCTGGTGTATTCCACAGCTAGCAACCTCCTACCAGTTCAATGAGACAGAATTTGCAGGCTTGCAAAATTAGTTTTGGAACCACTAAACTCTATTTTCCTACCTATCTTTCCCATCTCTTGAAACCAAGGAAAATGAAACATGGAAATCTAGTTCAAGAAACAGAAAATGTGGAAACATGAAAAAGCAAAAGTTTTACAATTTTTTCCCATATAAGCATTTCTTCTTTAATGATTGAAGAGTGAGATTAAATGGCTAACCATGTCGTAAGTGATTAAGTTCATTTTCATCCCCTATTGAGCATAATCCACACaagtgtctttttttttttttgggggggggggggggcaagcATAATAAAAACATCTGAATCTCAGAAACTCTAGGCATCAAACTACCTCAGTATCATCAATCCTGAACCAATTGCCTTGTCGGTGTAGATCCTTCACGTAGGATATGTAATGCCCGGAAAATGATGCATTTAAGGTATCCAAGTGCACAACAACAGCATAAAGCATGTAAAGTGGAGGAATGTCATCTGTCGCAGTCATAAATGGTATCATATCCAGCATATCTGGAAAAGTGATGCACTTATTTATCTTCCCATAACTTCCTTCCTGATAATTATAGAAGAGAAGTTAAACAACAGTTGA
Proteins encoded in this window:
- the LOC107821167 gene encoding uncharacterized protein LOC107821167, with translation MQGVMNFFTRLSFFLILVSKLSNGHWTNNLKLDFYPPTCNRIECPNYDLIQSGKDYEIRRYNSSMWMSTAPIDDINLYSATRTGFLRLFDYIQGKNSYQEKIEMTAPVITQVKPSDGPFCASSFVVSFYVPKKNQPNPPPAKGLHVQKWSNTYVAVRQFGGFVADVDVAKEAAALSASIADTKWAAAVEKSHAADNTTMYTVAGYNSPFEFKDRVNEIWFTFDLDKASAI